A section of the Ictalurus punctatus breed USDA103 chromosome 8, Coco_2.0, whole genome shotgun sequence genome encodes:
- the zbtb3 gene encoding zinc finger and BTB domain-containing protein 3: MEFPGHSQQLLASLRSQRLQGFLCDCTVRVGPTRFLAHRAVLASCSPFFHMFYSEHPVGSTSTVNGGPETDTVTINGDIVTPSAFGLLLDFMYEGVLQLAAHPPPEDVLAAASFLHMNDVVRVCKKRLQGRGLAEADSTRAEEGGGETGGDGPVFSGSSREGKLNGRREMVDGGQGAVRVSASNPASSPSITQRPQPSQQSTFHINTKAETNTGIPNCNTHSINLGSPDMADTTQPGMDSVPASNDSGPSLYSSSPGPARAGIAAAANMEATLSSPCSTTEPVQTETETPPSTSTVMVLVPVEHSRNRESSQEISMSKEISNVFMVATNHPGQTKKPMSIQHNGPSLSDDVRHTARGLHEQPRSQSCSPMPLSSAGREDGSEETANVKVEAIVISDEESEDMEETPVRVRERRRDVDLEERENFESTNDVEITNAHFIPPHTLMQLSHNHQEPISFPFSPQGPSASSSDTPSFPSTLFTAASQQAEQQTIYFEEYHESLGNYVEDVPTCSTCGKTFSCAYTLRRHAIVHTRERPYECRYCYRSYTQSGDLYRHIRKAHDHDLPMKRSRTESDPPPSPPPPQAPQT, encoded by the coding sequence ATGGAGTTCCCAGGTCATAGTCAGCAGCTCCTGGCCAGTCTGCGCTCTCAGCGTCTACAGGGATTCCTGTGTGACTGCACAGTCAGAGTTGGTCCCACACGTTTTCTGGCTCACCGTGCTGTGCTGGCCTCCTGCTCACCTTTCTTCCACATGTTCTACTCTGAACACCCAGTAGGCAGCACGTCTACAGTAAACGGAGGACCTGAGACAGACACCGTCACCATTAATGGAGATATAGTGACCCCTTCAGCATTCGGGTTGCTCCTCGATTTCATGTACGAAGGAGTACTCCAGTTGGCAGCACACCCACCTCCGGAAGATGTTCTCGCCGCAGCCAGTTTCTTGCACATGAACGACGTGGTCCGAGTCTGTAAGAAAAGACTACAGGGTCGTGGACTGGCTGAGGCTGACAGCACCAGGGCAGAAGAGGGAGGAGGTGAAACTGGGGGAGATGGACCAGTGTTTAGTGGGTCGTCTCGAGAAGGAAAGTTGAATGGCCGAAGGGAAATGGTGGACGGAGGACAAGGAGCTGTCAGGGTTTCAGCGTCAAATCCAGCCTCGTCTCCCTCAATAACACAGCGTCCTCAGCCAAGCCAGCAGTCAACGTTTCATATTAACACTAAAGCCGAGACAAACACTGGCATACCTAATTGcaacacacacagcattaacCTGGGAAGTCCAGACATGGCGGACACTACTCAGCCAGGCATGGACTCTGTTCCAGCTTCCAATGATTCTGGACCAAGCTTGTACAGTTCCTCTCCTGGACCTGCTAGAGCTGgcattgctgctgctgctaataTGGAGGCTACACTTTCAAGTCCTTGCAGCACCACAGAACCAGttcaaacagaaacagaaactcCGCCCAGTACATCCACTGTTATGGTTCTAGTTCCTGTGGAACACAGCCGAAATAGAGAGTCCAGTCAAGAAATATCCATGTCAAAAGAAATTAGCAATGTTTTTATGGTTGCCACTAATCATCCTGGTCAAACCAAGAAACCCATGTCGATACAGCACAACGGACCAAGTTTAAGTGATGACGTGAGACATACTGCCAGAGGTTTACATGAACAGCCACGGTCGCAGTCATGTTCTCCCATGCCGTTGTCTTCAGCAGGCCGAGAAGATGGTAGTGAAGAGACGGCAAACGTGAAGGTGGAGGCCATAGTTATCTCAGATGAAGAGTCAGAAGACATGGAAGAGACACCTGTTAGGGTCCGAGAGCGAAGGAGAGATGTTGACTTAGAAGAAAGGGAGAATTTTGAGAGCACTAATGATGTTGAGATCACCAATGCTCACTTCATACCTCCACACACATTAATGCAACTTTCACATAATCACCAAGAGCCAATCTCGTTCCCTTTTTCACCACAGGGTCCTAGTGCCTCCTCTTCGGACACGCCCAGCTTCCCGTCTACCCTTTTTACAGCAGCATCGCAGCAAGCAGAGCAGCAGACTATCTACTTTGAGGAATATCACGAATCTCTTGGGAATTATGTAGAAGATGTTCCTACATGTTCCACTTGTGGAAAGACGTTTTCTTGTGCTTATACACTGAGGAGGCACGCCATAGTGCACACACGAGAGCGTCCTTATGAATGCCGTTACTGTTACCGGAGTTACACACAGTCTGGGGACTTGTACAGGCACATAAGGAAGGCGCATGATCATGATTTGCCAATGAAGCGCAGCAGAACAGAATCTGACCCTCCCCCATCCCCACCTCCTCCTCAAGCACCTCAGACATAA